A window of the Microbacterium sp. AZCO genome harbors these coding sequences:
- a CDS encoding fumarylacetoacetate hydrolase family protein — MRIARFSHQDAIRFGIVDEGELVVLAGDPMFAGYETTGERVPLGDVALLAPVIPRSKVVCVGRNYREHAAELGNEVPAAPMLFFKPNTAVVGPGDAVALPAHSDFISFEGELAAVIGRVAKNVPAASALEYVFGYTIANDLTARDWQKTDGQWARAKGFDTSCPLGPAIETEFDVNGDAVITTRLNGDVRQQGPISDMIFSLGEIIEFASAAFTLLPGDVILTGTPAGVGQIVAGDTVEVEISGLGILRNTARAA, encoded by the coding sequence GTGAGGATCGCCCGCTTCAGTCACCAGGACGCCATCCGCTTCGGCATCGTCGACGAGGGTGAGCTCGTCGTCCTCGCGGGAGACCCGATGTTCGCGGGGTACGAGACGACGGGGGAGCGCGTGCCGCTCGGTGACGTCGCGCTGCTCGCGCCCGTCATCCCGCGCTCGAAGGTCGTATGCGTCGGGCGCAACTACCGCGAGCACGCTGCGGAGCTCGGCAACGAGGTGCCCGCGGCACCGATGCTGTTCTTCAAGCCGAACACCGCCGTCGTCGGGCCCGGCGATGCCGTCGCGCTGCCCGCGCACTCCGACTTCATCAGCTTCGAGGGTGAGCTCGCCGCGGTCATCGGCCGTGTCGCCAAGAACGTCCCGGCCGCGAGCGCGCTCGAGTACGTCTTCGGCTACACGATCGCGAACGACCTGACGGCCCGCGACTGGCAGAAGACCGACGGCCAGTGGGCCCGGGCGAAGGGCTTCGACACGTCGTGCCCCCTCGGCCCCGCGATCGAGACGGAGTTCGACGTCAACGGCGATGCCGTCATCACGACGCGTCTCAACGGCGACGTGCGTCAGCAGGGCCCGATCAGCGACATGATCTTCTCGCTCGGCGAGATCATCGAGTTCGCGTCCGCCGCCTTCACCCTGCTGCCGGGCGACGTGATCCTCACGGGCACGCCCGCGGGCGTCGGCCAGATCGTCGCGGGCGACACCGTCGAGGTCGAGATCTCGGGCCTCGGCATCCTGCGCAACACCGCTCGCGCTGCCTGA
- a CDS encoding branched-chain amino acid aminotransferase, translated as MTLIDSDPDTGLAPLEFAITKNLAAKSPAQREEILVNPGFGTSFTDHMVDICWSVNGGWHRPRVSPYGPITLDPAAAVLHYGQEIFEGIKAYRHADGSIHTFRPDQNARRLQRSARRLALPELPAPYFIQSLRELIAVDGAWVPSGEDQSLYLRPFMFAKEAFLGVRPAHKVAYYLIASPAGAYFKGGLKPVSIWLSEDYARAGKGGTGAAKTGGNYAASLLPQSEAYENECDQVVFLDQDRNVEELGGMNIVFVYKDGTIVTPQSDSILEGITRDSILQLAIDRGHKVEGRAVSFDEWRRGVASGDIVEVFACGTAAVVTPIGLLKGKDFLDEQPSGELALSLREELTDIQYGRREDKHGWLLRLDA; from the coding sequence ATGACCCTCATCGATTCCGACCCCGACACCGGACTCGCCCCGCTCGAGTTCGCCATCACGAAGAACCTCGCCGCCAAGAGCCCTGCTCAGCGCGAGGAGATCCTCGTCAATCCCGGCTTCGGCACGAGCTTCACCGACCACATGGTCGACATCTGCTGGTCGGTGAACGGCGGGTGGCACCGTCCCCGCGTCTCGCCGTACGGGCCGATCACGCTCGACCCCGCCGCAGCCGTGCTGCACTACGGGCAGGAGATCTTCGAGGGGATCAAGGCGTACCGGCACGCCGACGGATCGATCCACACGTTCCGGCCCGACCAGAACGCACGTCGCCTGCAGCGCTCGGCGCGGCGCCTCGCGCTGCCGGAGCTGCCCGCCCCGTACTTCATCCAGTCGCTGCGTGAGCTCATCGCCGTCGACGGTGCCTGGGTGCCGTCGGGTGAGGACCAGAGCCTGTACCTCCGGCCCTTCATGTTCGCCAAGGAGGCGTTCCTCGGCGTGCGGCCCGCGCACAAGGTCGCCTACTACCTCATCGCCTCGCCGGCGGGCGCCTACTTCAAGGGCGGGCTCAAGCCCGTCTCCATCTGGCTCAGCGAAGACTACGCGCGCGCCGGCAAGGGCGGCACGGGTGCGGCGAAGACGGGCGGCAACTACGCCGCCAGCCTGCTGCCGCAGTCGGAGGCGTACGAGAACGAGTGCGACCAGGTCGTCTTCCTCGATCAGGACCGCAACGTCGAGGAGCTCGGCGGCATGAACATCGTCTTCGTCTACAAGGACGGCACGATCGTCACGCCGCAGTCCGACTCGATCCTCGAGGGCATCACGCGCGACTCGATCCTGCAGCTCGCGATCGACCGCGGCCACAAGGTCGAGGGGCGGGCCGTCTCGTTCGACGAGTGGCGTCGGGGCGTCGCCTCCGGCGACATCGTCGAGGTGTTCGCCTGCGGCACGGCCGCCGTCGTGACGCCGATCGGCCTCCTCAAGGGCAAGGACTTCCTCGACGAGCAGCCGTCGGGTGAGCTGGCGCTGTCGCTGCGCGAAGAGCTCACCGACATCCAGTACGGCCGTCGCGAAGACAAGCACGGCTGGCTGCTGCGCCTCGACGCCTGA
- a CDS encoding 3-isopropylmalate dehydrogenase, translated as MSRVVKLAVIPGDGIGPEVIAEAEKVLDAATAGSGIRFDKTHFSLGAARFLETGDTLTDADLDAIKGHDAILLGAVGGVPGDPRLKDANIERGLLLKLRFELDHYVNLRPSKLYDGAPGPLAEPGDIDFVVVREGTEGPYVGNGGSIRRGTPNEVANETSVNTAFGVERVVRYAFDLAERRRKKLTLVHKTNVLVHAGGIWKRVVDEVAKEHPEVAVDYIHVDAATIYLVTNPGRFDVIVTDNLFGDILTDLAGAVTGGIGLAASGNINPDGAFPSMFEPVHGSAPDIAGQQKADPTAAILSIALLLDHLGLPGDADRVTRAVEDDIASRGASARTTAEIGDAIAARLQA; from the coding sequence ATGTCGCGCGTCGTCAAGCTTGCCGTCATCCCGGGTGACGGCATCGGTCCCGAGGTCATCGCCGAGGCGGAGAAGGTGCTGGATGCCGCGACCGCGGGAAGCGGCATCCGGTTCGACAAGACGCACTTCTCGCTGGGAGCCGCGCGGTTCCTCGAGACCGGCGACACGCTGACGGATGCCGACCTCGACGCGATCAAGGGGCACGACGCGATCCTCCTGGGCGCCGTCGGGGGAGTGCCCGGCGACCCGCGTCTGAAGGACGCGAACATCGAGCGCGGGCTCCTGCTGAAGCTGCGCTTCGAGCTCGACCACTACGTGAACCTCCGACCCTCGAAGCTGTACGACGGGGCTCCGGGTCCGCTGGCCGAGCCCGGCGACATCGACTTCGTCGTCGTGCGGGAGGGAACCGAGGGACCGTACGTCGGCAACGGCGGTTCGATCCGCCGCGGCACGCCGAACGAGGTCGCCAACGAGACCTCCGTGAATACGGCCTTCGGCGTCGAACGCGTCGTGCGCTACGCGTTCGACCTCGCGGAGCGCCGTCGCAAGAAGCTCACACTCGTGCACAAGACGAACGTCCTCGTGCACGCGGGCGGCATCTGGAAGCGCGTCGTCGACGAGGTGGCGAAAGAGCATCCCGAAGTCGCCGTAGACTACATCCACGTCGACGCGGCCACGATCTACCTGGTCACGAACCCCGGTCGCTTCGACGTGATCGTCACCGACAACCTCTTCGGCGACATCCTGACTGACCTGGCCGGCGCCGTCACCGGTGGCATCGGCCTCGCCGCTTCGGGCAACATCAACCCCGACGGCGCGTTCCCCTCGATGTTCGAGCCCGTGCACGGTTCGGCGCCCGACATCGCAGGACAGCAGAAGGCCGATCCCACGGCCGCGATCCTGTCCATCGCCCTGCTGCTCGACCACCTCGGGCTGCCAGGCGACGCCGACCGCGTGACCCGCGCGGTCGAGGACGACATCGCCTCCCGCGGAGCCTCCGCCCGCACCACCGCAGAGATCGGCGACGCGATCGCCGCGCGTCTCCAGGCGTAA
- a CDS encoding MFS transporter: MMTLTQELRIADERAERVGWRGWAALVVLMLPVLLVSVDNTVLSFALPQIALDLEPSGIEQLWIIDAYPLVLASLLVTMGTLGDRFGRRRMLLIGATGFALVSAGAAFAPTAAWLIAARAGMGVFGAMLMPSTLSLLRSIFTDRDQRRLAIAIWASMFSAGSALGPIVGGFLLAHFAWGSVFLMAVPVLVPLLVLAPILVPESRDPNPGRIDPLSIALSLGTMVPIVYGIKELAVHGMSWTIATLFAVGLGFGILFVRRQLRAETPMLDMRLFQRATFTGALLVNLLSVIALVGFLFFVAQHLQLIVGLSPMEAGLALVPGLGAMIVAGLVVVPISKRFSPRVVVPAALVLSIAGYVTIAVVAGTDSLAAIIGAFVALGIGIGMAETVSNELILSSAPPAKAGAASAVSETAYELGAVLGTAILGGLLTALYRAGLVLPEGLAPAAADASRETLAGAMHTADSLGGSLGDAVRDAASHAFDAGVTTTALIGAVLVAIAAVVAATTLGRSRTAPAEH; the protein is encoded by the coding sequence ATGATGACACTCACGCAGGAACTCCGCATCGCCGACGAGCGCGCCGAGCGCGTCGGCTGGCGCGGCTGGGCGGCGCTCGTCGTGCTCATGCTGCCCGTGCTGCTCGTCTCGGTCGACAACACCGTGCTGAGCTTCGCGCTGCCCCAGATCGCGCTGGACCTCGAGCCGTCGGGGATCGAGCAGCTGTGGATCATCGACGCCTACCCGCTGGTGCTCGCGAGCCTGCTCGTCACGATGGGCACGCTGGGCGACCGGTTCGGACGTCGACGGATGCTGCTCATCGGCGCCACCGGCTTCGCCCTCGTCTCGGCGGGCGCCGCCTTCGCCCCGACCGCCGCGTGGCTCATCGCCGCCCGTGCGGGGATGGGCGTCTTCGGCGCGATGCTCATGCCGTCGACGCTGTCGCTGCTGCGCAGCATCTTCACCGACCGCGATCAGCGCCGTCTCGCCATCGCCATCTGGGCCTCGATGTTCTCGGCGGGGTCCGCCCTCGGGCCGATCGTGGGCGGCTTCCTCCTCGCGCACTTCGCGTGGGGGTCGGTCTTCCTCATGGCGGTGCCTGTGCTCGTCCCGCTTCTCGTGCTCGCGCCGATCCTCGTGCCCGAGAGCCGCGACCCGAATCCGGGTCGCATCGATCCGCTCAGCATCGCGCTGTCGCTCGGCACGATGGTGCCGATCGTCTACGGCATCAAGGAGCTCGCCGTGCACGGCATGAGCTGGACGATCGCCACGCTGTTCGCGGTGGGGCTGGGGTTCGGCATCCTGTTCGTCCGTCGACAGCTCCGCGCCGAGACGCCCATGCTCGACATGCGGCTCTTCCAGCGCGCCACCTTCACCGGCGCGCTCCTGGTCAATCTGCTGAGTGTCATCGCGCTCGTCGGCTTCCTCTTCTTCGTCGCGCAGCACCTGCAGCTCATCGTGGGGCTGAGCCCCATGGAGGCGGGCCTCGCGCTCGTTCCGGGTCTCGGCGCGATGATCGTCGCGGGTCTCGTCGTCGTGCCGATCTCCAAGCGGTTCTCGCCGCGTGTCGTGGTGCCGGCAGCCCTCGTCCTGTCGATCGCCGGCTACGTCACGATCGCCGTCGTCGCGGGAACTGACAGCCTCGCCGCCATCATCGGCGCGTTCGTCGCCCTCGGCATCGGGATCGGGATGGCCGAGACGGTGTCGAACGAGCTCATCCTCTCGAGTGCGCCCCCGGCGAAGGCGGGCGCTGCGAGCGCGGTGTCCGAGACGGCATACGAGCTCGGCGCGGTCCTCGGCACGGCGATCCTCGGCGGCCTGCTCACGGCCCTCTACCGGGCAGGTCTGGTGCTTCCGGAAGGACTCGCCCCCGCCGCCGCCGACGCGTCGCGCGAGACGCTCGCGGGGGCGATGCACACGGCTGATTCGCTGGGCGGCAGCCTCGGCGATGCGGTTCGGGATGCCGCATCCCACGCCTTCGACGCGGGCGTCACGACGACGGCGCTCATCGGCGCGGTTCTCGTGGCGATCGCGGCCGTCGTCGCGGCCACTACCCTGGGAAGGTCCCGCACCGCGCCCGCCGAGCACTGA
- a CDS encoding TetR/AcrR family transcriptional regulator, with protein sequence MSRPPRARESVLDAFEGLLVEQGERAATMDATAKVAGVSKGGLLYHFSSKDALEAGVIERLSELVDEDVAAMAAAPEGPIAYFLRSSAMENDPLDRAVLAVSRLAQGGSAPAAEALRGIRDRWADALRSETRDETALDLVMLVGDGLYFNNALSGGAIPGPVPRGAAMDALVELVERAARES encoded by the coding sequence ATGAGCCGACCTCCCCGCGCCCGCGAGAGCGTGCTCGACGCGTTCGAAGGGCTGCTGGTCGAGCAGGGCGAGCGAGCGGCGACGATGGATGCCACGGCCAAGGTCGCCGGCGTGTCCAAGGGCGGTCTGCTGTACCACTTCTCGTCGAAGGACGCCCTCGAAGCCGGGGTCATCGAGCGGCTCAGTGAGCTCGTCGACGAGGATGTCGCGGCGATGGCCGCCGCACCCGAGGGGCCCATCGCCTACTTCCTGCGATCCTCCGCCATGGAGAACGACCCGCTGGACCGGGCGGTGCTCGCGGTGTCGCGGCTCGCTCAGGGCGGTAGTGCGCCCGCGGCGGAGGCGCTCCGCGGCATCCGCGACCGCTGGGCGGACGCCCTCCGCTCGGAGACGAGGGACGAGACGGCTCTCGACCTCGTGATGCTCGTGGGCGACGGGCTCTACTTCAACAACGCCCTGTCGGGCGGAGCGATCCCGGGCCCGGTGCCGCGCGGCGCCGCCATGGATGCCCTCGTCGAGCTCGTGGAGCGGGCCGCACGGGAGTCCTGA
- the serA gene encoding phosphoglycerate dehydrogenase translates to MSKPVVLIAEELSPATIDALGPDFDVRNVDGTDRPALLSALADANAVLIRSATRIDEEAIAAAPALKVVARAGVGLDNVDIKAATTAGVMVVNAPTSNVISAAELTVGHILSLARHIPAAHASLAAGQWKRSSFTGTELFEKTVGIFGLGRIGALVAERLKAFGVRVVGYDPYITPTRAQQLGVELLSFDDVLRQSDFVTVHMPKTPETTGMISTAQFALMKPSAYVVNVARGGLIDEEALHEALTSGRIAGAGLDVFTSEPPKPDTAAARLVALPNVVGTPHLGASTDEAQEKAGVSVARSVKLALEGDLVPDAVNVAGGVIDPFVRPGIALVEMLGQFFAGLSHSALTSLDIEVRGELAAYDVSVYRLAALKGIFTNIVSENVSYVNAPLFAEQRGIETRLIVEAESPQYRNITILRGTLADGTVLTVEGTLAGTRMVPKVVGINGYEIEVPFEKYHVVMRYADRPGIVAIYGKELGDAQINIAGLQVAHPDASGRALSVLTVDSPVPDGILEEMRKAVGADLFRQIEIAEV, encoded by the coding sequence GTGTCCAAGCCTGTCGTCCTGATCGCCGAAGAACTCTCACCCGCCACGATCGACGCCCTCGGCCCCGACTTCGACGTGCGCAACGTCGACGGAACCGACCGTCCCGCCCTGCTGTCGGCCCTCGCCGACGCGAACGCTGTGCTCATCCGCTCCGCGACCCGCATCGACGAGGAGGCGATCGCCGCAGCGCCCGCCCTCAAGGTCGTCGCGCGCGCCGGCGTCGGACTCGACAACGTCGACATCAAGGCAGCCACGACCGCCGGCGTCATGGTCGTGAACGCCCCGACCTCGAACGTCATCTCGGCCGCCGAGCTGACGGTCGGCCACATCCTCAGCCTCGCTCGGCACATCCCCGCGGCCCACGCGTCGCTCGCGGCCGGTCAGTGGAAGCGCAGCTCGTTCACCGGCACGGAGCTCTTCGAGAAGACCGTCGGCATCTTCGGGCTCGGCCGCATCGGCGCCCTCGTCGCCGAGCGCCTCAAGGCCTTCGGCGTGCGCGTCGTGGGCTACGACCCCTACATCACGCCCACGCGCGCGCAGCAGCTGGGCGTCGAGCTGCTCTCGTTCGACGATGTCCTCCGGCAGAGCGACTTCGTCACGGTGCACATGCCGAAGACGCCCGAGACGACCGGCATGATCTCCACCGCCCAGTTCGCGCTCATGAAGCCCTCGGCCTACGTCGTCAACGTCGCGCGCGGTGGTCTCATCGACGAGGAGGCGCTGCACGAGGCCCTCACCTCGGGTCGCATCGCCGGCGCGGGGCTCGATGTCTTCACGAGCGAGCCGCCCAAGCCCGACACCGCCGCGGCGCGTCTCGTCGCGCTGCCCAACGTCGTCGGCACGCCGCACCTGGGAGCGAGCACCGATGAGGCGCAGGAGAAGGCGGGCGTCTCGGTCGCGCGCTCGGTCAAGCTCGCCCTCGAGGGCGACCTCGTGCCGGACGCCGTCAACGTCGCCGGCGGCGTCATCGACCCGTTCGTGCGCCCCGGCATCGCGCTCGTCGAGATGCTCGGCCAGTTCTTCGCCGGCCTCTCGCACTCGGCGCTCACGAGCCTCGACATCGAGGTGCGCGGCGAGCTCGCAGCCTACGACGTCAGCGTGTACCGCCTCGCGGCCCTCAAGGGGATCTTCACGAACATCGTGAGCGAGAACGTCTCGTACGTGAACGCGCCGCTGTTCGCGGAGCAGCGCGGCATCGAGACTCGTCTGATCGTCGAGGCGGAGAGCCCGCAGTACCGCAACATCACGATCCTCCGCGGCACGCTCGCCGACGGCACGGTGCTCACGGTCGAGGGCACACTCGCCGGTACGCGCATGGTGCCCAAGGTCGTCGGCATCAACGGCTACGAGATCGAGGTGCCGTTCGAGAAGTACCACGTCGTCATGCGCTACGCCGACCGTCCCGGCATCGTGGCGATCTACGGCAAGGAGCTCGGCGACGCGCAGATCAACATCGCCGGTCTGCAGGTCGCACACCCCGACGCCAGCGGCCGGGCCCTCTCGGTGCTCACCGTCGACTCGCCGGTGCCCGACGGCATCCTCGAGGAGATGCGCAAGGCCGTCGGCGCCGACCTCTTCCGGCAGATCGAGATCGCCGAAGTCTGA
- a CDS encoding bacitracin resistance protein has product MTTVDTPVRRPALPVWLIVTIAGVFALLYAYVVWTALAFLIQQASGVEGLSGYGWFVLLLPIVFPIVVFGAAFAIGWRRRAGQFAMVMLTGLALVAAFWLNIFAYAAASTALYGG; this is encoded by the coding sequence GTGACCACCGTCGACACCCCTGTCCGACGGCCCGCGCTGCCGGTCTGGCTCATCGTCACGATCGCCGGGGTCTTCGCGCTGCTCTACGCCTACGTCGTGTGGACGGCGCTCGCCTTCCTCATCCAGCAGGCGAGCGGGGTCGAGGGACTGAGCGGCTACGGCTGGTTCGTGCTGCTCCTGCCGATCGTGTTCCCGATCGTCGTCTTCGGTGCGGCCTTCGCGATCGGCTGGCGCCGCCGTGCCGGTCAGTTCGCGATGGTGATGCTCACGGGACTCGCCCTCGTGGCTGCGTTCTGGCTGAACATCTTCGCGTACGCGGCCGCCTCGACCGCCCTGTACGGAGGCTGA
- a CDS encoding DNA polymerase III subunit gamma/tau, which produces MTRGRDDDALSWDGDDDPTLDVGTADFEDEDAAREPHPVSAAVGDPPESEHSASVRDPDARSDVDPVPGPVEGAKPQPSDDEDLDRRQLSNASLIGIGILAGVYLLLTIGWLLGAARLQLVASLFLEPAAFQITLWLAVAALPLWFLTVFWLTRTTRSWVRFVLLVAGAVLLIPWPFVLAGAAL; this is translated from the coding sequence GTGACCCGCGGACGTGACGATGACGCCCTGAGCTGGGACGGCGACGACGACCCGACGCTCGACGTCGGCACGGCGGATTTCGAGGACGAGGATGCTGCGCGTGAGCCGCATCCCGTGTCCGCCGCGGTCGGCGACCCGCCCGAGAGCGAACACTCCGCTTCCGTGCGCGACCCGGATGCGCGATCCGACGTCGATCCGGTCCCCGGGCCCGTCGAGGGGGCGAAGCCCCAGCCCTCCGACGACGAAGACCTCGATCGCCGGCAGCTGAGCAACGCGTCGCTCATCGGCATCGGCATCCTCGCGGGGGTCTATCTGCTGCTGACGATCGGATGGCTGCTCGGTGCGGCGCGGCTTCAGCTCGTCGCGTCCCTGTTCCTCGAGCCCGCCGCCTTCCAGATCACCCTGTGGCTCGCCGTCGCCGCCTTGCCGCTGTGGTTCCTCACCGTGTTCTGGTTGACGCGCACGACACGCTCGTGGGTGCGGTTCGTCCTCCTCGTCGCAGGCGCCGTGCTCCTCATCCCCTGGCCGTTCGTCCTCGCGGGAGCCGCCCTGTGA
- a CDS encoding class II glutamine amidotransferase: MCRWLAYAGEPLQPSALILETKHSLVAQSLNSPLGFETVNGDGFGVGWYGKDAAPGTPPALFHSIEPAWHDENLRELTQAIESPLFLAHVRAAAAPPIQQTNCHPFRHGHWLFMHNGGLAHFSRLRRDLMLAVDPELFPHIRGTTDSEVLFNLAVTHGLQEDPVKGLGRAIRFVEQTAEAHGIRDAVQGTFAVSDGRTLWAFRYSTAHRSRTLFHSADMATLQETYPHNERLRRFGARARVVVSEPLSDLPGAFIEVAESTVTVLDADEFHTEPFLAA; the protein is encoded by the coding sequence ATGTGCCGCTGGCTCGCCTACGCGGGAGAACCGCTGCAGCCGTCCGCTCTCATCCTCGAGACGAAGCACTCGCTCGTCGCGCAGTCGCTCAACTCCCCGCTCGGCTTCGAGACGGTGAACGGCGACGGCTTCGGGGTCGGGTGGTATGGGAAGGATGCCGCGCCCGGCACACCGCCGGCCCTGTTCCACAGCATCGAGCCGGCGTGGCACGACGAGAACCTGCGGGAGCTGACGCAGGCCATCGAGAGCCCGCTCTTCCTCGCGCACGTGCGCGCTGCGGCGGCGCCGCCGATCCAGCAGACGAACTGCCACCCGTTCCGGCACGGCCACTGGCTCTTCATGCACAACGGCGGGCTCGCGCACTTCTCGCGGCTGCGGCGCGACCTCATGCTCGCGGTCGACCCGGAGCTGTTCCCGCACATCCGCGGCACGACCGATTCCGAGGTGCTGTTCAACCTCGCGGTGACTCACGGGCTGCAGGAGGATCCCGTCAAGGGACTGGGGCGCGCCATCCGATTCGTGGAGCAGACCGCCGAAGCCCACGGCATCCGGGATGCCGTCCAGGGCACGTTCGCCGTGAGCGACGGCCGCACGCTGTGGGCCTTCCGCTATTCGACCGCACACCGATCGCGGACCCTCTTCCACTCCGCCGACATGGCGACGCTTCAGGAGACCTACCCGCACAACGAGAGGCTGCGCCGGTTCGGGGCACGCGCGCGGGTCGTCGTGTCCGAACCCCTCTCCGACCTTCCCGGCGCGTTCATCGAGGTGGCGGAGTCGACGGTCACCGTGCTCGACGCCGACGAGTTCCACACGGAGCCGTTCCTGGCCGCCTGA